The region CATTTAATGTAGTCGATAAAATGTAGAACAAGATACAAATTAAGGTTCAGATGCTAAAATGGCCTTAACTTTTTTTCGGTATTTAGGCCGTTTAAAGGCGTAAAAGCGAAGGTCGCGATGGATTTGCCTGATATCCACCCACACACCATAGCTATAATAGAAGTTATTAAAATTCAAGTTCGTTTTTTCATTGAATCGTACAAAGCGGTAACCACCCATCCCTACCAAACCAATCCATTTTAAAGGTTTGAAAATAACTTGTAATCCGGCGCTGCTGAGTTTAATGGGGCCTTGTTCGTGCCATAGTAATTTACTTTGTGTTTCGTCTTTGAGGTTGTAAACATAACGACCTAATCCCAACTCAATCGGTATATCAATTTCAAAAAATCGTTTATTTAGTAAAACATATTCATAATAGCCGGTAAAATAATTCATGAATAATTCCTCGTAGCGAATCGTATTGAGTTGGTCGTTGATTTTTGCCGGACGTTTTGATTCAGCAGCGATGTTGTAAAGGCCAAATCCCACCGAATGTTTTTCAAAAAGTACAGCACCTAATTGAAACCCATTAATTGAAACAGGAATTTGCTTTGTGGCACGTTGGTTTTTAATCCAGGAATTGCGGCGATCTAACGCCACACGAAAACGAAATTTTTGAAAGCGGTAAATACGGCTGGAATCTTTCTGAAATTGTAGCTTAAGGGAATCTAATCGTTGTTGTGTGCGAATTTTTTGCGAGAACAAAGTAATGTTAAAAGAAAGAAGTAAACCAATGAGTACGGGTCTTATAAATGAACGTGTATAAAATGCAAGCAACAAACTCTTTAAGCAATTATGGAGAGTGAAGTTAAGTAAAAACCAAGGCTTGGAAAACAAATTTTTTTGGTAAGTAAATGCTGAGTAAATTTGTACCTCAAATGAATACAAGTCCACTTCAAAACAGCGATAAACCGGTTATCAAATGGCTCTTAACAGGTTGTGTGTTAGTGTATGTAATGGTGGTAGTGGGTTGCATTACACGGTTAACACATTCCGGACTTAGCATAACTGATTGGAATTTCATGGGTTCATTGCCACCGATTACACAAGAACATTGGCAAGAACGATTTGCTAAGTATCAAACAAGTCCTGAGTTTATTTACAAAAACAACTCCATGACTATGGATGAGTTTAAATCCATTTTCTGGTGGGAGTATATTCACCGAATGATTGGCAGAACCATTGGTTTTGTTTTTTTAGCCGGATTTGCCTGGTTTTTGATAAAGAAAAAATTCAGAAAGGAAACATTGCCAAAAATGCTTTTGTTATTTGCGTTAGGCGGACTTCAAGGATTAATCGGCTGGTGGATGGTAAAGAGTGGATTAGTAAAGGATCCTGCGGTTTCTCATTATAGATTAGCAACGCATTTAATGAGTGCATTTACTGTTTTCGCATTTACATTTTGGTACGCATTGCAATTGATGTATCCTAAAACAGAGGCTGTAGAAAGTGACGGAAAAAAACTGAAGACAACTGCTATTGTGTTATTTGTGGTTTTAATCATCCAGATTATTTACGGTGCATTTGTGGCGGGATTAAAGGCAGGTTTGTTTTATCCAACCTGGCCGAAGATGGGTGACAGTTGGTTTCCGAGCGAAACGATTATGATTGAAGAACAATGGTGGAGAAATTTTCTGGAGATAGGGGCTGGTGTTCAATTCATGCATCGTACTATTGCTGTTTTAGTGGTAATTTGTGTAGCCATACTTTGGAATAAATCAGACAAATTAAATTTAACAAAGCAGCAAAATTTGGGCATTACATTATTGATTTACGGAGTAACCGCGCAATTTATATTGGGAATTTATACGTTGTTATATCAAGTGCCCGTAGTATTAGGTGTATTACATCAAACCGGTGCTTTCTTTTTATTTACCGTTTGTATTTATTTATTGTTCCATCTTAATTTAAAACCGGTTCAGAATGGAGACAATAAATAATCCTTCACCTGAAGAGGGAAGCGGAATTATTTATCCGCCAAAGCCAATTGTTGCCGAGAACAAGGGGAATAATCTAACGCGCTCTTTAATCAGTTTGTTTATTTACGCTTTTTTGTTCTACGTTATTTTTGATCAGAATATCGCTTACATCGCGGCGGTGTTGTTGGCTTTATTGGTGCACGAATTCGGGCATTTTTTTGCCATGAAATTGTATAACTACCAAAATGTAAAATTGTTTATTGTCCCGTTATTAGGCGCTTTTGTAAGTGGTAAAAAAAGTACGGTTTCGCAAAAGCAAATGAGTGTTATTGTGCTGGCCGGTCCGTTACCGGGATTATTCATTGGTTTTGCACTTTACTTTTTAAACAAGAGTATGCAAAACGATTCGATAAAAATGTTGGCTAATGTTTTTATTTTTTTGAATCTGTTTAATTTGTTGCCTATTTATCCGTTAGACGGTGGACGATTCCTTGAAAATTTATTTCTTAAAAACAATTATGGTATTCGTTTGGTGTTTACAATCATATCAGTTTTGTTATTGGTTAGTATTATTTTGCTTACCGGTAGTTTTTTGATGTTAATCATTCCTGCTATGATGGTATACGAATTGATCAATGAAAACCGAAATCAGAAGATCAGAGAGTTTTTAGATCAGGAAAGAATTGCCTATCGATGTGAGTATGCTGATTTACCCGACAAAAGTTATTGGGTGATTCGCGACGCGGTTTTGTTTTCTTATCAAAAGAAATTTGCGGGGGTACCTCCGGGCTTATACCGTTACAGTGAGTTGGAGCCGATTTTAGTTCAGCAAATATCAGCCATATTAAAACCTGATTTCAAAACCGATTTAAGCGCCTTTGGTAAAATTGCCTTCATTCTTCTCTACATCTTCTCTCTCATAGGATTACCTTTATTATCTTATATCTTGTTTTTTTTAGAAGCCTAGTTTTCTCGAAAAAATAATTATATTTGGTTTCAAACATTTAAAATCTATATATGTCAGTTTGGCGAATTAAACCGGTATCGGCATTTGAGGCCGATATGAAAAAAAGTGATTTAAAGCGCGTGCTTACCAAATGGGGATTAACCTCGTTAGGTATTGGCGCTATTATTGGTGGAGGTATTTTTACATTAACAGGAATTGCAGCGCATGATTACGCGGGTCCGGCATTAGCCTTATCATTTGTTATTGCAGGTATAGGCTGTTTATTTGCATCGTTATGTTACGCTGAGTTTGCATCGGTGTTACCTGTAGAAGGTTCGGCCTATGCTTATGCATATGGTACCGTTGGCGAATTATTCGCGTGGTTTATCGGTTGGAATCTGATTCTGGAATATATGATGGGAGCAACCACAGTAGCAGTAGCCTGGAGTGGCTATTTTGTGAAGCTCCTGCATCTTTTTCATATCGATATTCCCATTTATTTATGTAATGATTTAGCGACTGCAACTGAGAAGTGTTTGGCGGCCGGATTAGCAGCGCCTTCATTTGCATTTAATCTTCCTGCTTTCTTAATTACCTGGGTCGTAACCGCTATTTTAGTTAAGGGTATTAAGGAAGCAGCCAGCACAAATAATATTATTGTGGTAGTTAAGATTGCGGTTGTATTATTCGTAATTATTGTTGGAGCATTTTATATTAACACAGATAATTGGTCGCCATTTATTCCTGAGAAAGTTAGCGTAATTGGTGAAGATGGTAAGGAAACATTTAAGTTCGGATTCGGTGGTGTATTAACTGCTGCAACTATAGTTTTCTTTGCTTACATCGGATTTGATGCAGTATCTACTCAAGCAGGAGAAGCTATCAATCCAAAGAAGGATGTGCCATTCGCAATTGTGGCTTCCTTAGTTATTTGTACAGTGCTTTACATTTTAGTTTCATTGGTGTTAACAGGAATGGTAAAATACGATCAATTAGACAAGGCTGCTCCTGTTGCTTCAGCATTCTCAGGTATTGGTATCAATTGGGCGGTGTTCATTATCACGCTTGCCGCAACGGCGGGATTAACGTCGGTAATGTTAGTAATGATGCT is a window of Bacteroidota bacterium DNA encoding:
- a CDS encoding COX15/CtaA family protein — its product is MNTSPLQNSDKPVIKWLLTGCVLVYVMVVVGCITRLTHSGLSITDWNFMGSLPPITQEHWQERFAKYQTSPEFIYKNNSMTMDEFKSIFWWEYIHRMIGRTIGFVFLAGFAWFLIKKKFRKETLPKMLLLFALGGLQGLIGWWMVKSGLVKDPAVSHYRLATHLMSAFTVFAFTFWYALQLMYPKTEAVESDGKKLKTTAIVLFVVLIIQIIYGAFVAGLKAGLFYPTWPKMGDSWFPSETIMIEEQWWRNFLEIGAGVQFMHRTIAVLVVICVAILWNKSDKLNLTKQQNLGITLLIYGVTAQFILGIYTLLYQVPVVLGVLHQTGAFFLFTVCIYLLFHLNLKPVQNGDNK
- a CDS encoding site-2 protease family protein, giving the protein METINNPSPEEGSGIIYPPKPIVAENKGNNLTRSLISLFIYAFLFYVIFDQNIAYIAAVLLALLVHEFGHFFAMKLYNYQNVKLFIVPLLGAFVSGKKSTVSQKQMSVIVLAGPLPGLFIGFALYFLNKSMQNDSIKMLANVFIFLNLFNLLPIYPLDGGRFLENLFLKNNYGIRLVFTIISVLLLVSIILLTGSFLMLIIPAMMVYELINENRNQKIREFLDQERIAYRCEYADLPDKSYWVIRDAVLFSYQKKFAGVPPGLYRYSELEPILVQQISAILKPDFKTDLSAFGKIAFILLYIFSLIGLPLLSYILFFLEA
- a CDS encoding amino acid permease, which gives rise to MSVWRIKPVSAFEADMKKSDLKRVLTKWGLTSLGIGAIIGGGIFTLTGIAAHDYAGPALALSFVIAGIGCLFASLCYAEFASVLPVEGSAYAYAYGTVGELFAWFIGWNLILEYMMGATTVAVAWSGYFVKLLHLFHIDIPIYLCNDLATATEKCLAAGLAAPSFAFNLPAFLITWVVTAILVKGIKEAASTNNIIVVVKIAVVLFVIIVGAFYINTDNWSPFIPEKVSVIGEDGKETFKFGFGGVLTAATIVFFAYIGFDAVSTQAGEAINPKKDVPFAIVASLVICTVLYILVSLVLTGMVKYDQLDKAAPVASAFSGIGINWAVFIITLAATAGLTSVMLVMMLGQTRIFLGMAKDGLLPKFFRTLHADFKTPHKSTILVGLIISLVAALTPIDKVSEMCSMGTLLAFAMVCVAVMILRYKKPELERPYRTPAVYLVGTLGVAFNIFLMCFVRKETWIAFVIWGVIGIIVYFIYSKRNSNLNKLDHEETL